The region CCCGATATTTTCATTTTGGGGGTAAACAAACAGGGGAGAAAAGACGCATACAGGTCACAGCTACACACCCCGGGGAGGCAATACCGCCCCGAAACCGCCCGGAACTACCTCTCAAGCCCGCGAATAACCAGCTCACCGAACGCAGCATAGGCCCGAGCGTTCGGCAATACATCCAGGTAGACGCCACTTTGAATATCCTGCAGGCTTCGCTGAATCAGCCGAGAAACAAAGCCCACCGACTCGATTGAAAACTCGCCGAACTCGACACCGGCACTAAGGATGCCATCCACGACCTTCACCGCAGCGGCCGTATTCACGGAGTAAACCTCCTGCGCCACCGGCTCCGCCAGGAGGTCGCGCATGAACTTTTCACTAGCAGGCTCAAGAGCCCGGGCAATCGCGGCAAAATACCCTTCCAGCACCTCTACACAGGGCAAATCCACGCCATCTTCAACCCATACCGGCTCGGTAGCGCGCGCCACTCCACGAAAAAACTCCACGATCACACCGCGCAAGATCTCATCACGATTCGCGCCGAGCGAGTACATCGTCGACTTCGAGCAGCGATAGCGCCTCGCAGCCGCGTCGACGGTAAAGTCGGCAAATCCTTCGTTCAGGACGTCACGCATCAAGGCGTCAAAAAGAGCCTGCTGACGAGAGGTGAAATTCCTTTGACCGCTTCCCATAACCTGCAACTTTAATTTTTCTCCCCGTTCGTTAGCGAGGTTTCCGTCGGCAAGTAGCCCCACACTAGCCTCTTCTCGACCGGGAGAGCAGCACCCCACCACAAAGTATTTTGTTTGCAAAACTTGATTTCTTTAGTGACCTGTGCCACATTCTGACAGTACGATATTCCTTCAAATCGTACAGCGAGGACCATGCCATGCCACCGATCTTGGATAACAGCCATCCGCAGGGTGCTGCCCTGCAGAATGTTCCGTTCCCGCACGCAGACATCCTCGAGGTCGCTGACCAGCTCATCCCCGAAGAGCGCGAACGCCTGGCCATCATCCACGAGTTCCTCCAGACCGAGATCCGCCCCGACGTCGGCGAGTACTGGGACCGCGAGGAACTTCCGCGCGAGATGCTCCCCAAACTCGCAGTTCACGGGCTCGGTGAGGTAGAACTTTCCGGGACCTCGCGGCTGTTCCGAGGCCTCGTTTACGCGGAGGTCACGCGCGCGGATGTCTCACTGTCCGCTCTTGTCGGTATCCACAACGAGCTCATCGTCGGCCTTATCAACGCCCTGGGCTCCGAAGAGCAGAAGGAGCGCTGGCTGCCTGGCCTGCGCCGATTCACCAACCTCGGTTGCTTCGCCCTCACCGAACCCGATAGCGGCTCCGACATCGCCGGCGGCCTGTCCACCACTGCCACGCTTACCGACGACGGCTGGGTCATAAACGGCGAAAAGCGCTGGATCGGTGCCGGCACAATCGCGGACTTTGCCATCGTGTTCGCCCGCGACACGGCCGATAACCGAATCAAGGGATTCATCGTCGAGCTGGATCGTGACGGCGTATCCACCTCAAAAATCAGCCGTAAGATGGGCCTTCGCATCATGCAGAACGCCGACATGGTGTTCGACAATGTCCTCATCCCGGCCGAGAACCTCATCCCCGGCGCAGAGTCCTTCGCCGACACCAACGAATATCTTTGCAACTCCCGTGC is a window of Corynebacterium lactis RW2-5 DNA encoding:
- a CDS encoding TetR/AcrR family transcriptional regulator, with amino-acid sequence MGLLADGNLANERGEKLKLQVMGSGQRNFTSRQQALFDALMRDVLNEGFADFTVDAAARRYRCSKSTMYSLGANRDEILRGVIVEFFRGVARATEPVWVEDGVDLPCVEVLEGYFAAIARALEPASEKFMRDLLAEPVAQEVYSVNTAAAVKVVDGILSAGVEFGEFSIESVGFVSRLIQRSLQDIQSGVYLDVLPNARAYAAFGELVIRGLER
- a CDS encoding acyl-CoA dehydrogenase family protein, whose translation is MPPILDNSHPQGAALQNVPFPHADILEVADQLIPEERERLAIIHEFLQTEIRPDVGEYWDREELPREMLPKLAVHGLGEVELSGTSRLFRGLVYAEVTRADVSLSALVGIHNELIVGLINALGSEEQKERWLPGLRRFTNLGCFALTEPDSGSDIAGGLSTTATLTDDGWVINGEKRWIGAGTIADFAIVFARDTADNRIKGFIVELDRDGVSTSKISRKMGLRIMQNADMVFDNVLIPAENLIPGAESFADTNEYLCNSRAWVGWQAAGLQLGIFDKAREYAVTRKQFGKPLAGFQLVQEALVRILGNTTASLGMMAQVAHLQEQGNLQMPYAALAKATATRFARESAAAGRNIGGGNGILTDFDLSKMMADAEVLYTYEGTYEINSLIVGRAVTGQSAFV